From a single Silene latifolia isolate original U9 population chromosome 6, ASM4854445v1, whole genome shotgun sequence genomic region:
- the LOC141658473 gene encoding uncharacterized protein LOC141658473: MAFHEIILLFLIMFALAPCMNSKDLEVNDLNMVQMAHNMVVQANNWAQLSAHDESSLIFGHHRRHHGRGRRGGGGGGGGLTYGDDLTMDSHGGHHGSDDDDADSTVNDQSLIFGHHRHHRRHHGGGGGGGHGGLERDDNVTNDGHGGDESSLIFGHHRRHHGGKRGGGGGGGGGGGHGDDDDSTVDESLIFGHHRHHRRHHGGGSGGGGGGHGGLANNDNLMTKDSHGEESSLIFGHHRRHHGGGRSGGGGGHGGLTTEDDHMTINSQGGHHGGDDVDDDVNNSTLNDSLILGHHRHHRRHHGGGGGGGHGGLTNNDTLTEDGYGGHHGGGRGGHHGGGGHGGLTNDDTTTAPASSRGGLPDGEIDNDSQTYDNTLIFGRGKHHGGGRGSGGGHHGGRGHDDDNLNDLTYNNTNNNINNSNYNYKKVALNDCAKLYDQAEPLLARLLENNGSYTREDGLAWLSGALTSHRTCLDGLKDRGMDEVDHPLAQNLTMILNDALLALHGKKLKIGNTKANRGAPGRPSGDQYKELLQSWNPTTSRADIVVAKDGSGKYQTINEAVNALGRMLINKVRGKRVVVHVKAGVYDENVEIGRHLRNVMFVGEGVDKTIVTARRNYIDGHTTVGSATFRVFGDGFWARDMTFENTAGPQKHQAVALMVASDNALFYKCNIKGYQDTLFAHSLRQFYRDCKIYGTIDFIFGNAAVVFQNCDILVRRPMNHQANMITAQGRDNPYENTGISIHGSRIRPAPEFIPVKGSIKTFLGRPWKKYSRTVIAKTDIDGIIHPKGWTEWRDDFALATLYYAEYMNTGLGSSTRGRVNWPGYHVLRSPREFGPFTVRNFIQGESWVMRTGVPVWTEI, from the exons ATGGCTTTTCATGAAATTATACTCTTGTTTTTAATAATGTTTGCCCTAGCCCCATGCATGAATTCAAAAGATTTAGAGGTTAATGACCTAAATATGGTTCAAATGGCACATAATATGGTTGTCCAAGCAAATAATTGGGCTCAATTATCTGCTCATGATGAGTCGTCTTTGATTTTCGGTCATCATCGTCGTCATCACGGCCGTGGTCGtcgcggtggtggtggtggtggtggcggtttgACGTATGGAGATGACCTGACTATGGATAGtcatggtggtcaccatggtagTGATGACGATGATGCCGACTCGACAGTCAATGATCAGTCATTGATTTTTGGTCATCATCGTCATCACCGCCGTCatcatggtggtggtggtggtggtggtcatggTGGCTTGGAAAGGGATGACAATGTGACTAACGATGGTCATGGCGGTGATGAGTCTTCCTTAATTTTCGGACATCATCGTCGTCATCATGGTGGTaaacgtggtggtggtggtggtggtggtggtggcggtggtcatggtgatgatgatgactcGACAGTTGACGAGTCATTGATTTTCGGACATCATCGTCATCACCGTCGTCATcatggtggtggtagtggtggcggtggtggtggtcatGGTGGCTTGGCCAATAATGACAACTTGATGACTAAGGATAGTCATGGTGAAGAGTCCTCTTTAATTTTTGGACATCATCGCCGTCATCATGGTGGTGGTCGTAGTGGTGGCGGTGGCGGTCATGGTGGCTTGACCACTGAGGATGACCATATGACTATTAATAGTCAGGGTGGTCATCATGGCGGTGACGATGTTGATGACGACGTTAACAACTCGACCCTTAATGACTCCTTGATTCTAGGTCATCATCGTCATCACCGTCGTCAtcatggtggcggtggtggtggtggtcatggTGGATTAACTAATAATGACACCCTGACGGAAGATggttatggtggtcatcatggcgGTGGTCGTGGTGGTCACCATGGTGGTGGCGGTCATGGTGGCCTAACTAACGACGACACCACGACTGCTCCAGCTAGCAGTCGTGGGGGTCTTCCTGATGGTGAGATTGACAATGACTCACAAACATACGACAACACATTAATCTTTGGCCGCGGTAAGCACCATGGTGGAGGTCGTGGAAGTGGCGGTGGTCATCACGGTGGACGCGGTCACGATGATGATAATCTCAACGACTTGACCTATAACAACACAAACAACAACATTAATAACTCTAATTACAATTACAAAAAGGTGGCTTTGAACGATTGTGCTAAGTTATATGATCAAGCCGAGCCACTACTAGCTCGCTTGCTCGAAAACAATGGGAGCTATACACGTGAAGATGGGCTAGCATGGCTAAGCGGCGCGCTCACGAGCCATCGAACTTGTTTGGATGGATTAAAGGATAGAGGCATGGATGAAGTTGATCATCCTTTAGCTCAAAATTTGACGATGATATTGAACGATGCATTATTGGCTTTGCATGGCAAGAAACTTAAGATAGGGAACACCAAAGCCAATAGAG GAGCGCCAGGGAGGCCGAGTGGAGACCAATACAAAGAACTATTACAATCATGGAATCCGACAACATCACGCGCGGATATCGTGGTTGCGAAAGACGGGTCAGGGAAATATCAAACGATCAATGAAGCAGTGAATGCCTTAGGGAGGATGTTGATCAACAAAGTACGAGGAAAAAGAGTGGTGGTGCATGTAAAAGCAGGAGTTTACGATGAAAATGTGGAGATTGGAAGACACCTTAGAAATGTCATGTTTGTTGGTGAGGGTGTTGATAAGACTATTGTTACTGCACGTAGAAATTACATCGATGGTCACACCACCGTCGGATCCGCCACATTTC GAGTGTTTGGAGACGGATTTTGGGCAAGAGACATGACATTTGAGAACACGGCCGGACCACAAAAGCATCAAGCAGTGGCGTTAATGGTGGCTTCGGACAATGCCCTTTTCTATAAATGTAACATTAAAGGATACCAAGACACTCTCTTCGCTCACTCGCTACGACAATTTTACCGTGATTGTAAAATCTACGGTACAATCGACTTCATATTTGGAAATGCCGCGGTAGTATTCCAAAACTGTGACATTCTTGTTAGAAGGCCCATGAATCACCAGGCCAACATGATCACGGCCCAAGGACGTGACAACCCGTATGAAAACACCGGGATTTCAATCCACGGGTCAAGGATTCGTCCCGCCCCTGAATTCATACCCGTAAAAGGATCAATCAAAACATTCTTGGGTCGGCCCTGGAAGAAGTACTCAAGGACGGTTATAGCTAAAACGGATATTGATGGGATAATCCATCCAAAGGGTTGGACGGAGTGGAGAGACGATTTTGCCCTCGCGACATTGTATTATGCCGAGTATATGAATACGGGTCTTGGATCGTCTACTCGAGGACGGGTCAATTGGCCCGGTTATCATGTGTTGAGGAGTCCTAGAGAATTTGGGCCTTTTACTGTGAGGAACTTTATACAAGGAGAGTCTTGGGTTATGAGGACAGGGGTTCCTGTTTGGACTGAAATATGA